A window from Drosophila miranda strain MSH22 chromosome Y unlocalized genomic scaffold, D.miranda_PacBio2.1 Contig_Y2_pilon, whole genome shotgun sequence encodes these proteins:
- the LOC117194098 gene encoding tubulointerstitial nephritis antigen-like: MTVKCAQVVGMLALLPLLLDLAHAFDHTLKLDYPGPYCGVRNTCCKDRADGCSLPISTTLCYCDEFCDRDDAVDCCPDYRSFCFGALVTCLHNGAYFSKYNSTWDNCNECRCLDGGRVHCDQELCLTDESIIHSINTIYHLGWSARKYDEWWGHKYSKGLRLRLGTKEPTYRVKAMSRLTNPTAGLPAAFNAVEKWSSYISEVPDQGWCGSSWVLSTTSVASHRFAIRSKGKEAVQLSAQNIISCTCRQQGCEGGHLDAAWRYLHKKGVVDESCYPYTQHRDTCKIRHNSRSLKANGCRPSSNVDRDSFYTVGSAYTLNKESDIMAEIYHSGPVQATMRVYRDFFSYSSGVYRQTAANRGAPTGFHSVKLVGWGEEHNGDKYWIAANSWGPWWGERGYFRILRGSNECGIEDYVLASWPYVYNYYNVKSA, encoded by the exons ATGACTGTCAAGTGCGCCCAGGTGGTGGGCATGCTGGCCctgctgcccctgctgctggacCTGGCCCACGCCTTTGACCACACACTAAAGCTGGACTATCCGGGTCCCTACTGCGGCGTGCGCAATACATGCTGCAAGGATCGGGCCGACGGCTGCTCGCTGCCCATCTCGA CCACCCTGTGCTACTGTGATGAGTTCTGCGACCGGGACGACGCCGTTGACTGCTGCCCTGACTACCGCTCCTTCTGCTTTGGCGCCTTGGTCACCTGCCTGCACAACGGCGCCTATTTCAGCAAATACAACAGCACGTGGGACAACTGCAACGAGTGCCGTTGCCTTGACGGCGGTCGGGTGCACTGCGACCAGGAGCTCTGCCTGACCGACGAGTCGATCATCCACAGCATTAACACGATCTACCACCTGGGCTGGTCCGCCCGCAAGTACGACGAGTGGTGGGGCCACAAGTACAGCAAGGGTCTGCGCCTGCGCCTGGGCACCAAGGAGCCCACATACCGCGTCAAGGCCATGAGCAGGCTGACCAATCCCACCGCGGGCCTGCCCGCCGCTTTCAATGCAGTGGAAAAGTGGTCCAGCTACATCTCGGAGGTACCCGACCAGGGCTGGTGCGGCTCCTCGTGGGTTCTGTCCACCACCTCGGTGGCCAGCCATCGCTTCGCCATTCGAAGTAAGGGCAAGGAAGCTGTCCAACTGTCGGCACAGAACATCATCTCCTGCACGTGCCGTCAGCAAGGCTGCGAGGGCGGTCACCTGGACGCCGCCTGGCGCTATCTGCACAAGAAAGGAGTCGTTGACGAGAGCTGCTATCCGTACACCCAGCACCGCGACACCTGCAAGATCCGCCACAACAGTCGCTCTCTAAAGGCCAACGGCTGCCGGCCCTCGTCTAACGTGGATCGGGACAGCTTCTACACGGTGGGCTCCGCCTACACCCTGAACAAAGAGTCTGACATCATGGCGGAGATCTACCACTCTGGCCCCGTACAGGCCACCATGCGCGTGTACAGGGACTTCTTCTCATACTCGAGCGGAGTCTATCGCCAGACGGCGGCCAACCGAGGCGCTCCCACCGGATTCCACTCGGTCAAGCTGGTCGGTTGGGGTGAGGAGCACAACGGCGACAAGTATTGG ATCGCTGCCAACTCCTGGGGTCCCTGGTGGGGTGAGCGGGGATACTTCCGTATCCTGCGCGGCTCGAACGAGTGCGGCATCGAGGACTACGTGTTGGCCTCCTGGCCTTACGTCTACAACTACTACAACGTGAAGTCGGCATAG